From the genome of Fulvia fulva chromosome 12, complete sequence:
GGAAGAAGCGGAAACGGCGCGGCGAAGATCGGGACGAGGAGGAGGTTTTGAGGTTGAAGCAGATCCATACCGATGGCTTTGGCGTAGAGCAGATCTGGGAGCAAGCGCGAAGAGTTATTGATGCTGCCAGGGAGGAAGCGCAACGAGAGTACGCCGAATGGACGAAGAAGCCGGAAGCGCAGAAATCTGACGAGGATGTCAATCTTGCCGATCAGAGCATGTTCGACGAGGATGATCTGGAAGATGAAGATCTCGGCGTGGAAGGTGAAGACTATGAAATCGAGGGTGTGGACTCTGGCGAAGAGATGTACGAGGGCAGCGATGTGACTGGCGATGACGAGAAAGACCAAGTTCTAGAGGATGACGACGAGGATATCGACATGGACGGCCACGACGACTTCGACGACATGGAGGACGATGAGCCTGAAGAAGAGCAGCCTGCGGAGGAATTCGTTGCAGACAAATTCGGACTCAACGATGGCTTCTTTTCGATTGACGACTTCAACCGGCAGTCGGAGTTTCTGGAACAGCGACAAGTACGAGGCGAAGATGACGGCGCCGCTAGTGATGAAGAGGATATTGACTGGGCTGCAGATCCGACACAAGCTGTAGCGACCGTTGATACCGAAGATGCAGAAGCTGGTGCTGATGAAGACGAGGAAGATGGCCCCACGTTCGGCGACCCTGATGCGGAAAGCGAAGACGAGGATGAGGAAGTGGAAGAAGGCGAGCTAGATGGCATGGGCGGCATGGCGAACACCAATGATGTCATGTACAAGGACTTCTTCGCGCCTCCAGCACAGAAGAAGAGCAAGAAAGACAAGAAAGGCCGGCTGAATCCCCACAACTTCCCAGCATCTGCGGCACTAAACCCGCAGAACGATGAAGAGCGCGAAGAGGACATGCAGAGGACCATGGAAGCTGTACATCGCGATCTATTCGACGAGTCTGAAGAAGAGCCCGATGAGCATGACGAAGAACAAGACCCAGCAGATCCACGATCGAGGAGGTCAGCACACGAGAGGAGAAAGGCTGCAATAGCGGAAGAGATCCGGAAGCTTGAGGCCGCCAACGTTGCAAAACGAGACTGGCAGCTGTCTGGTGAAGCACGAGCGACCGACCGTCCTGTCAACTCGCTTCTCGAAGAAGACCTTGAATTCGAACGTGCAGGCAAGCCAGTGCCAGTGATCACGGCAGAAGTCAGCGAGTCAATAGAAGAGCTCATCAAACGTCGTATCCTGGCGCATGACTTTCAAGATATACCGCGAAGGCGGCCGGATGACCTCGCAACAGGAAAGGACGGCAAGCGTGGACGTTTGGACTTCGAACTCGACAACAACAAGAGCAAGAAGGGTCTGGCAGAAGAGTACGAGGAAGAGTACAGCAAGCGCACAGATCCGAACTACGTCGATGTCAAGGATGAAAAGCTGCAGAAAGAGCAGAAAGAGATCGAGGCTCTCTGGCGCGAAGTCTGCGGTCAGCTTGACAGCCTCTCGTCTTGGAACTTCCGACCTAAACAAGCCGCACCTCAAATGGACATCCGTGTCGACGCACCCACCATCACCCTCGAAGATGCACGACCCAACGCTGGAGGCGAAGTCGCGACATCACAACTTGCGCCGCAAGAGCTGTACAAAGCCGGTGAGGCCTCTAACAAGAAGGAGGAAGTCGTTGGCAAATCTGGTCTACCGAAGGCTAGAGAGGAGATGGATCGCGATGAGCGAAAGCGCAGAAGGAGGAGAGAAAAGGAGCGCATCAGGAAGGCTGGCACGAACGAAGCACCCGAGACGCAGAGTAAGAAGACGAGGGAGAAGAATGGTGTCATTGGTGACCTTAAGAAGGGTAATGTTAAGGTTATTGGGAAGAAGGGCACGCTTACGGATGTCGAGGGGAGGAATGCTGTTGAGAGGGGAAGTGGGCAGGGTGCTGGGCAGTATAAGTTGTAGGCGATGTGTACATTTTGGCGCAGCTGCAAGGCAGACTCAGAGCGTTGTGCGGCCTGCCATCTCTTTGGAAGCGCTATAGGTCCTCCTTCTCCGGGTTTATCAGGCTATACGCCTCAAACCAACAGGTATCCAATTTGGGTCTTCATCATGACCGCTGCATCAGCTGGACCAGTCCACGTCTCAGTCCCGCTGTCATCGCATGGGCCCATGAAATGTTATAAATCGCATGATCCGACCCGGTGCGCGCTACAAGCATAAGACCGGCTTCGAGACTCCGCAAAGTCTGCCAAGCCCGCATGTGTTAAACCGTTCACTGCCACAAAGCACAAGCGACATAGTACACGACGCTACAGCATCGCAAGAGCAATCCAGTACTGCATCGCAAGTGATAGTTGGTTCTGGTCGTTTGATTCGCGCCGTGCCCACAGAACCCCACGAATAGTCTTCGAGTCTGCTCGAGCCATCCTCGTCATGCCTAGGAAAGCAGAAGTGCGATCTGCGTCCTCAACAACAACACCGCCGGAGCTCTATCGAACCAGCGCCCCATCTGACTCTCGTCGTCCACGGGACTGGTGTATTTCTGAGTCACCCGTCGTAGTATGTCGTTGCGGGCATCTCCAAGCTTGTCATCCGTCACGATGAAACCAAACGTTCCCTTGCCGCCAAAGTCGCGATCCTCGAACCAACCACCACGGGTATCAATGAGCGTGAACTTGTCCTCTTCGCAACCTCGGGGATGCTCAAGGCGAGATGTAAGTGCTAGCTGGTTTATGCTGTGGAGATCGCGGTCCTTGATGGGATTGAGTGCTTCGATGATGACGTGAAAGTTGAGCTCGCGTGAGTAGTGACTCTTGCCAGTGTAGCTGAGCTGCATGACAAATCTCGTGGTCCTCCAGTAGGTCTGATAGGCGCTTCGGTACATTGCGCTTGCTTCGTGGCGGATCCGGCGGCATGTGAGGATGAGGTACTTCTCTGGTGGTGTGGCTTGGAGGAGATCGACTTCGAGGTCGTTGTCGGTGGCTGAGAAGACAAGCTCATAGATGGCGATGCGAAGCTCGGCTGGCAGCTTCTGGAGCAGGTAGCAGGTGTTGTTGTTGCCAGAGCCGTCGAGGTCTGTGGTAGGTGACATCTCTCGTGGCCTTTTTTGGTGGTGTTATGTGCGCTGCTATCGAGTCCGTATATAGCTGATCGCGAGGCCTTGTATGATGTGGCATGCAAATGGACAAAATTTGCGTCAATTGGTTATGTTCGGATGTTGTTACTGACTGGAGCTGATTTTACAGGAGAAGTGTATAAGACTCGAGTGCTGTCGCCAAGCTTTCATGTGTCAGCTCATTCACCGACTTGAAGCAACCCCTCCAGCGACGCACTAACTCGCAGACGTCTGTTGTATCCACGCGACCCTCAAATCGACCTCTAAGGCGCCGCACAGCTCTAGCAAACCGTCCCCTCGTGTGCTTCTACCAGCCGATAAGAGCGGCGATCTGCACCTTCGTCAATACCGTTGCCTCAGCCTCGTCGAGCTATCCTTGAATCTCGGCCAAACCTTCCTCGTACTGTCCTTTCTTGGAAGTCTTTCTCATTAAGTTACGACGGCTCAGATCAACCATGACTACGATAGGAGTCGGTCCCGACTGCTGGGTAATCTCGCTGGCCTTCCACCCACCGCGGTTGTCCAGCAAGGTGGACTCGCTGGTGTACTTTTGGCCAGCCACGGTGAAGTGCTTCTGAAGTGTCAGGTGTTTGATCTAGTGGAGATCGCGGTCCTTAAGATGATTGAGGGTCTCCGTCATTGCGTCTATGGCGTCCATGCCCTTAGGGTCCCCAGCTTCTGCTTTCGTGTTCTGCATTGTGAAGTGTGTCGTAGTCCAGTAGTCTCGATTTACCCTCCGATACATGGCTCCCGCCTCGTGGTAGATGCGGCGACAGGTCATGATGAGGGGGCCGCTCGGTGGTGCAGCTTGTGGAAGGTCAATGCTGTCCTTGATCTCGGATGGCATCAAGACGAGCTCGTAGATCTGGTTGCGCAGCTCGGCGGGCAATATGAATAGCTTGCATTGAGACTCATCACCACCGGAGGCGGCGATGTGTTTAACTGTTGTGGTATCCATGTGGAAGCTCTTTGATGTCTAGTCAGTGTCTGGCGTCGAGTCAGTATCGAGAACTTCATGCGCCCTCCACGCCATGACACTCATAGTTGTGTGCGTTGTACCCAGACCTGGAAGCTGTCATGTGCGACTCGAGACTGGTGAAGGTAGACAAAAGAACATGTGCATCTATGATGCTAGTTATTACGACAGCGTGATTCTCTCGCGACTTTACGATCTGTAGCATGATGTGTTTCTATTATTGATACCTCCACGCGGCACATGTGACTTGGCATATAGAAGCGAGCGCATGTGTTTACAATGGAGCGATCGAAATCATGGTCCTGTATCGATGGTATACTTTATGCTATCTCGTGACACTGCAAGACATTAGCCAACGGGCGGTCAGACAAGAGTCAGGTCATGATCAACCGTGATTAGGTCCCTTGAGTCCCGAACAAACCCAAGATGGCGGTCGCTGCGCGACCCGATACAAGCAAATTCAGAGTGCTGTAAAGATGATGGCAAGAACGAGCTGAGATTGACACTGCCGCTTGCTTCGTAGCTTAACCCATAGCCTCCACCTTAGACTCTGACTTAACGAGGGAAACGTAATCGAACGGGTGATCATTGCCCTCAGCCATGTACTCGGCTCCGACAGCTTGATCAACGCGACTCTGGCTCTTCCTCTCCTGGTCAATGCCCTGCTGGTTTTCGGTCATCTCGTTCGAATTATCTTGAGCGTGTGGTCCGAGTAACTCCTTGGTCGCACGCAGCTCTGCTAGTGCCTTCTGGTAGGCGAAGTACTTGCTGGCTACGTTGTAGATGGTCTTGCTGACTGTGTATGCGATTGGAGCAAAGCTCACTGTCTGAGTCAGCGCAACGCACTCGCAGAAGTGCCGATTTTGTTGAGGGACTTACGAACGAATACGGCTTTGGAGGCATAGCCCAGGGGATGCCAGAATGACGGCTCAGCACTGATGCCCGTCGTACCGGCTTCAGCCAGTCGCTTAGGATCATGTGCGCCGAGAGAGAACTCCTTTGACAGACCTAGGCCCGCGTCGACGCCTCTATTGAAGCCATTCTCCCAAGCTTCATAGGCAAATGGGCAATTTTGTATCCACGTGTCCATCGACTTCGAAGGCATACTCATGAAGATGTGGTCGGTGTTTGAGGTCATGAATGGGATTTGAGAACTGCTGGAGGCGGTGCTGGCGGGAGGTGCTGGAGATCAGAAAGGTTCGAAATTCAACACTGAGCATGCGCGCGGTCAAAGTTCAGCTGACACCATGGATAGCTTTGCTGACTGCCTTGGTCAGGAATTCTTGAGTGGAAGGTGTGTTTCAACGATGATCCGATATCGCCCTCTGCTTTCGTGTAAACCTTTGATGTTACTTGGCACTTTCAGAACTGTACAAAAACTTTGTTTTCTCGTAGAATACGTGAACACAGACGAAATGTTCCACGACTAGAGACGCAGCAATGTCTGGCGGCAGAGAGATGAGACATGCCCAGCAGAGCCTGCGACTCCTTCCGCAATTCCCAGACGAGATCACACTGCGAACTCTGGACAACTTACCTGCCACGACACTGCTAATATTGCGACAAGCGTCCTCGCGACTACGAAGGACAGTCGATGCCGAGTCCCCCAGATTATGCACAGTCCTGAGGGAAGTCGAAGAGGATCGGGTGAAGGCGATGAGTCAGCCGTTAGATCTGAAGAACCTTTCCATAGAGGAGGCCTTGCGACTTCGCGTCCACCGCTGGGGTAAGCCACGGTCGAGGGAGTACTGGCTGGAATGCAGATCCTTAGCAAGCAGCTACAACACCGCCAACCGGCATACGGCCAGGGTTTCTTTCCAGGACAACGTCTTCGAATTTCTGCTCCATCTCGACGACGTGTTCCACGAAAGTGCCGCGATGGGCATGAGACATGATTCGGAGATAATCTCAAGGCGACCCAGGGTATGTTGTTGGTTAGACCACCGGGCTCAGAAGTTTCACAACTTGAAGGAAGAGATGACCACAGAGTGTGCAGTCATACGAGGCAGGCGCGATGGGTAGATGAGATCATGATCCCTGCAGTGCACGGACTGACCAGGTCTGACCAGGATCGCGTTCCTCTCCATCTCAACTTCACTTCTTGCTACTACCACAAACACAACAACACGATCTGTCGCGAGGCACTGAAGACGGTCCAAATGATGCTGCCCGCATCGCGGTCGACTCGATGCAATGCGCCCACGATGCAGGTACCGTCCTGATGCCAATCGCGAAACGCCCTACCAAGAAGATCTGAAACGCTACACGCGCCGAGCTCTCCTGGCCACTAATTCTTCGACTTCACCTTGAATCTACCGGGCTGGCCCGTTCTCTGCATGCATCGGAGCAAAGCAACACCAATGGAGCGCGTTGAATAGCTGCAAACTCATGCTTGATATCAGAAAGCGGCTCTTCAGATCTGCTAAACGCCTGTACCACAACCACATCGGCACGCACAACCTTCGCGCCAGGCACCCCTGCTGCCGACCTAACCTTGTGGACTTGACAATGCACAGACAATATCTGTTTCAGCCTTCACTTCGAGGTTCGGATCGCCCTGTATTGTGCTGTTCCCGCCGCGGCGGGGCATAGCTCTATTGTATACGCTCTCGCGCGTCTATTCATGGCACATCCCGGCTTCGCGACAACATGAACCACCACGCGATTCTGGCCCACTTTCGAAATCTCCCTCAAGTGAGGCCTTTTCCCATTGTCATTCTCTTCCTCTGGTATTGTCGCGTGCTTTTTATTGTCAGTCTATTCTTCCACGAACAAGACTTCATTGCCTTCAAAGGCTTTGGACTTTCTTCTCTTCTTCATCCTTCGACATACATTACTCTCAGAGCTATCAACACTCTTTACTCGCAATCGCTGGTCGAACAACGCTTTCCAATACCACAAGATCACCACCAAACCACCACCACAGCCTGCAGGACAGCAACTTCTACGTAATACAACCACCACTGCGAGAACCACATGTTCCTGCGCCTCTATCCAACTGACAAGTGCGTACCAAGCTCAGTATCAGAAGCGTGTTGCAATGACTGACACTACACAGGCTTGTCTACATCCCGTTCGAGAGCCGCCGAATCGAGCTGCTACTGTCGAAGTGCGAGAGAAGCAAAGACGAATCGAACGAGAAGACCGAAGGAATGGCACTTTCACAGAAGTCTCTGGCCGGTCCAGGCTACATCATCTTGAACGGCATCCGCGTGGCCAATGTTATCGCCTTCCTCGCAGTCATCACCGCGAGTGTGGTCATGCTTGTCAAGATTGATACCGACACGCATCTCTTCTTCTTCGATGCTGTCAGCCATGTCATCACACTGGTGACAAGCAGTGAGTTGGTTCGTCATCGCTATCGGCAACACCAGACTAACGTTTGCAGTGTTCCTGATCGTCTCCGAACTCTCGCTATTCCGCGGATACTTCGCCCGCAACTGGCCACTTCTCAGCCCGAGCCATGGCTTCGTCACCCTCGCATTAGCTATGATTGTCCTCGGTATCAATGTCATGGGCAATCTCAACAAGCCTTCCGGCAGCCAAGAAGAGCTGGGCATGGCATTCTGGCGCATCGTCATCGCATCTGGTATCCTGATCTTCATCCTTGGCTGGTTCAACTTGCTTGCTGTAAGTACTTCCATGATCCAGAACGGGTCCACCTTACTGACGACCCTTACAGAGCTTCATCTTCCGCAGCCGCAAGCAGAACATCACTGCCCGCCAGGTTCGCGCTCACGGTGCCGTCGCTGTCCACAAGACTCCAGTACCAAGCGAGCATGGCTCAATGACGCCACCAGCTCCCGTTCTGGCGCAGTCCTACATCTCGAACCCGATCACACCATCTCCGACCAAGGCCAACAATCCCTTCGAGTTCATGTCTTCCTCCGAGCGCCGCACTCCAACACTGCCATCGTACCATACCGCCGCCTCGAGCACTGCCTCGCCAACCAAGACCTACGTTGAAGAAGAGCGCCCAACTTCACCCACTAGCAGATACTCTCGCGTCACTGCTTGCACCAAGAAGAAGGTGTTCGGTGGTACACCATGGTTCCGATCAAGCAGACAGAGCCTCGCGCCACCACTTCCAGTCAATACCTACACTCAGCCACAGCGAGAGATGGAGATCTCAGCACCGATGGGTGTGAACCCGCAGTTCGCGCATCTTGTGCAGCGCCCGGACAGTGCGTTGCACCCAAGTCGGACCGGAGAGTCTCAGGCTTTCAGGTGGCGAGTCTGATGGCCGGTGCCAGACAATTCTGCTCGCGAGAAGAGCATTTCGTAGTCTTTGTTCAGTGCTGGACCAGGAAGCACTTGCTTGCTTGCCTTTTAGCGTGCGTGGCCAAGAATAACAGTAACTATACCCAGGAACGGATCAGATCCAGATGTACGCTCGTTCATGAGGTACGCTCGTTCATGAGATGACGAACCACAGAAGACTTCACAATTTGCTCCTTTCACGTTCCTGCCATCACTCCTGTTGCCTCCCTTTCTCCTTCAGATCGCTATCCAAGGCGTTCCTGTACAACCTCCACAATCTCACTCCACTCTCTCATTGCACCACCTCCCATGTCCCCACATGCGAGATCTTTCTCAATCGGCCTGAGCACTTCCACCCACCCACCATTCTTCACATTCCACTCTCCCTCCAGAATATCCAGATGCCGCTTCGTCACAGGATGATTCCACATCGCCGTGTTCATCGCCGGCGCCACCATGATCACTTTCTTCCCGATGCCGTTCCTCGGCTTGTCGATCAAGCCTGTCGTATCCCATGCCCTGGCCACGGAATAAAGCAAATTGCCCGATAGCCCAAGGCTTAGCGACGCCAGCCCATTAGCAGAGAGTGGAGCAATCAACATCAGATCCGCCCAGCGACGAAGTTCAATATGCAATATTGACGCTCCGCGGGTCCAGGGTTGTTTCCATTCGTCAGAGTCGAAGTAAATACCTTCGACATTCGGCATTTGCAAGATCGCTTGAAGACTTGGTTGCTCGGAAGACTGACCTTGGAGAAACTCAGCAGCGGAGGAGGTTAGGATGATGCGTATTGAGAGGTTCTTGTGGGTTGAAAGCGCTTGGATCATGTTGGGCAGTTTGATTGTTGCTACGGAGCCGGAACAGGCTAGGAGGAGGTGGCGTTTGCTGTCGTTGGCATGGTCGGCGGCTTTGAGAATGGGTGCGGGGGGTAATGTGGTCTTGTTCTTTTCCTTGGAAGAAATTGTTGCCGTCGAAAGTTGTGTTTCCTGTCTGTAGTAGAGTAGCGAGACTGCTGTGGAGAGGAGGAATAGTAGAGTCCTTGTGAGGAAATCTGGGTGTAGCTCCGTTGAGTCCATGTTGAAGTGAGCTGCTTCGGAATGGCAAGGTTGATGCTGTTGTTGAGATGTGCTATGGTATGGAAGATGTAGCATTACTCACAGCCCTCACTGTTTCGGCCCCCAAATTTGGTTGGTCGCCAACCAATTGATCCTTGCGCCATCTCAAGGCCATCGAAGCTCAAACATCTCGACCACGAATCTTTCTACAAACATCTCACACGCCAACGATGTTTTCAAGGACAGCTTTCTCAGCCGTACGCGCTCCATCACCTTATCCTTTCTATCATCACTGACACTCTCTAGGTTGCCGGCGCAGCATTGCGACCATGCCGCAATCCACTCCTCTCCTCTCGGTTCGCCGCACTCCAAAAGTCCTTACTCTCGACAGAAACGCGACAAGCCATCGATAAGGCGGTAGCATCGGCACCTGTAGTGCTGTTCATGAAGGGAACGCCAGAAACGCCACAATGCGGATTCTCGAGGGCGAGCATACAGATTTTGGGATTGCAGGGTGTGGATCCGCAGAAGTTCACTGCGTTCAATGTTTTGGAGGATCAGGAGTTGAGGCAAGGTATGTGACAAAACGATGCGCAGGGTCTATGATGGGGCTGTCGTGGAATTGCTGGATGATGGCTATGGACAACAAAGGTGTTTGCCGGAACACCAAATTGTAATAGCGATTTCAACCACTCTGAGGACTCGTGCAGGCCTTCGGCTGTGGGACGAGTCGCGATGAGGCGCATTGCGGCGCTCAGCGATCAGAGTGTCAGCCAAGCCTACATGTCGCCGCGGCTGTGATTGCGAGGTGGCTTCATCGTTGGACAGCGGGCCACCTTCGTTGTCTATAGCCTGATGGGGGGAATCGAATGATGGGAGGCTAATGCGTTCAACAGGAATCAAGGAATACTCAGAGTGGCCAACGATCCCACAGCTTTATGTCGGGAACGAATTCGTGGGAGGAACAGATATCATGATGAGCATGCACCAGGATGGCAGTTTGGCGAAGCTGCTGGAGGAGAAGGATGTGTTGATACCAGCTGAGAGCGAGGGCAGCAGCAGTCCGTAAAGAGCTTGCAACAAGACAAGGAACCTATTCCGATCCCAGTAATACCATCGCCATCGCTGTTTTGACACGGCCGTCCATACAGGTACAGTGTAGTGAGCTTCTGCCTTTCATGGCGCTCCTGGTCGGATGTGATGGGTATGGTGCTGAACTGACGTCGCGGATGAGAGCCATGGATGTCCTTTGGGGCTGATGCTATGCACGACGCGCTGTCGTAATGTGTGCTATTGCCACCGTCATGCTCTTGCTCGCGGACGGGAGTCTTGAGAGGAGCAGCTAACGCAATGGTCCATATATCAGCGTGACTGACACTTTCCACGTTGACTGACTGATCCAGCTGGGCCTCCGTTCGTTGACTCACAGGTGAACCCTAGATATACATCGCTCCTGCCCTAGTACAAAGGCTGAAGAGTTGGCAACCGCACATTTCGAGCAACAGCGATCACGACCTAGGTAGGGAATTTCTAACATCCTAGACGAGATGGATACTGTCGAAGCGATCATGGATGTGTGCACGCTCGCGCTTCTACTTGGAAGCAATCGCTACGCCGCAATTTGGCTGTTCTAACGATCGGAAGGCTCTCAGGAAGTGGAAGGTGCGCCACCATGAGGTCTGAGCTTACTAGGCAACTTCC
Proteins encoded in this window:
- a CDS encoding U3 small nucleolar ribonucleoprotein; translated protein: MAATTTPSSSNKRPKTMATTSQFLQSLASRPVDFLQPTLPLHTDAVAYLKHILDPIAKDVATQQQERLKQERKKRKRRGEDRDEEEVLRLKQIHTDGFGVEQIWEQARRVIDAAREEAQREYAEWTKKPEAQKSDEDVNLADQSMFDEDDLEDEDLGVEGEDYEIEGVDSGEEMYEGSDVTGDDEKDQVLEDDDEDIDMDGHDDFDDMEDDEPEEEQPAEEFVADKFGLNDGFFSIDDFNRQSEFLEQRQVRGEDDGAASDEEDIDWAADPTQAVATVDTEDAEAGADEDEEDGPTFGDPDAESEDEDEEVEEGELDGMGGMANTNDVMYKDFFAPPAQKKSKKDKKGRLNPHNFPASAALNPQNDEEREEDMQRTMEAVHRDLFDESEEEPDEHDEEQDPADPRSRRSAHERRKAAIAEEIRKLEAANVAKRDWQLSGEARATDRPVNSLLEEDLEFERAGKPVPVITAEVSESIEELIKRRILAHDFQDIPRRRPDDLATGKDGKRGRLDFELDNNKSKKGLAEEYEEEYSKRTDPNYVDVKDEKLQKEQKEIEALWREVCGQLDSLSSWNFRPKQAAPQMDIRVDAPTITLEDARPNAGGEVATSQLAPQELYKAGEASNKKEEVVGKSGLPKAREEMDRDERKRRRRREKERIRKAGTNEAPETQSKKTREKNGVIGDLKKGNVKVIGKKGTLTDVEGRNAVERGSGQGAGQYKL
- a CDS encoding Coenzyme A biosynthesis protein 3; translation: MDSTELHPDFLTRTLLFLLSTAVSLLYYRQETQLSTATISSKEKNKTTLPPAPILKAADHANDSKRHLLLACSGSVATIKLPNMIQALSTHKNLSIRIILTSSAAEFLQGQSSEQPSLQAILQMPNVEGIYFDSDEWKQPWTRGASILHIELRRWADLMLIAPLSANGLASLSLGLSGNLLYSVARAWDTTGLIDKPRNGIGKKVIMVAPAMNTAMWNHPVTKRHLDILEGEWNVKNGGWVEVLRPIEKDLACGDMGGGAMREWSEIVEVVQERLG
- a CDS encoding Monothiol glutaredoxin-5, mitochondrial, giving the protein MFSRTAFSAVAGAALRPCRNPLLSSRFAALQKSLLSTETRQAIDKAVASAPVVLFMKGTPETPQCGFSRASIQILGLQGVDPQKFTAFNVLEDQELRQGIKEYSEWPTIPQLYVGNEFVGGTDIMMSMHQDGSLAKLLEEKDVLIPAESEGSSSP